The Triticum aestivum cultivar Chinese Spring chromosome 6D, IWGSC CS RefSeq v2.1, whole genome shotgun sequence genomic sequence ttatagggaaagtatgtacgtggttaccgaatgttgttcggagtcccggatgagatcccggacgtcacgaggagttccggaatggtccggaggtaaagatttatatatgggaagtcctgttttggtcaccggaaaagtttcgggtgaaatcggtaatgtacggggaccaccgggagggtcccgggggtccaccaagtggggccaccagccccagaaggctgcgtgggccaagtgtgggaggggaccagccccaggtgggctggtgcgccccccaccaaggcccaaggcacatgggagagtgggagggggcaaaccctaggtccagatgggccttagggcccatctagtggggcgcccccctctcctccccttggccgcccccccttgatgggatctagggctggccgcctcctcttgggggtggaaaccctaaagggggcgcagccccctccccccctatatatagttgaggtttgggctgcccaagatacatgagaacgtctctctttcggcgcagccctacccctctccctcctcctcctctcccgtggtgcttggcgaagccctgcgggattgccacgctcctccatcaccaccacgccgtcgtgttgcttctggatggagtcttccccaacctctccctctctccttgctggatcaaggcgtgggagacgtcaccgggctgcacgtgtgttgaacgcggaggcaccgttcttcggtgcttagatcggaatcaaccgcgatctgaatcgcttcgagtacgactccctcatccgcgttcttgcaacgcttccgcatcgtgatctacaagggtatgtagatgcactctccttcccctcattgctagattactccatagattgatcttggtgatgcgtagaaaattttgaatttctgctacgttacccaacattctGGACCGTCACCACCGTCTGCTACTCTTCTTGCCGGTGAGAGATTGGCGAGCCATCTGATTCAGGTTTGGAGGATAATGATATCAGAAGCAAATTAACTATAAGTGAGGGTCCTTTTTTGCTAATAGTTCGCACGGATCGCTCCACTATAACCTGTACCATCTATCTTCAATCCAATGGCTCGGAacgttttttttcttctatttttgtaCATGAAGCCTAGCTTCTATGCTAGTCATTCCCGTTAAATCTGTAGCTAGCGGAGAGGCAAGCAGCCATTACATACATATCTATATgagagagatgggggaggggagtGGGAGCAATATACATTACTGTTGAACTTGAGGGGGAAGGAGTTTAGGAGcccgccacctgcttgccgccggtGAGCTGCTGCTGCGTCTGGATcgtgaggggggggggaggagggagcaCGCCCGAGAGCTGCTACTGGAGCCAGAGATGGGGAGGAGGCAACAAGGTCAGCACCAGCTTGCCGTAGGCGAGTTCCTGGAGAGAGGACGCAGATCTGGACCGCTGCCACCGTCTGCTACTCTGCTTGGCAGTGAGAGATCGACGAGTCATCTGATTCAGGTTTGGAGGATAATGATATCAGAAGCAAATTAACTATGAGTGAGGATCCTTTTTGCTAATAGTTCGCGCGGATCGCTCCACTATAACATGTACCGTCTATCTTCAATCCAATGGCTCAGaatgttttttttctattttgtacTTGAAGCCCAGCTTCTATGCTAGTCGTTCCCGTGAGATCTGTAGCTAGCGGAGAGGCAAGCAACCATTACATACAAATATATAAGAGAGAGATGGGGGGGAGTGGGAGCAGTATAccttcttgttgaacttgaggggGGAGGAGTTTAGGAGcccgccacctgcttgccgccggcGAGCTGCTGCTGCATCTGGAATGTGAGGGGGAGGAGTAAGGGAGCACACCCGAGAGCTGCTCCTGGAGCCAGAGATGGGGAGGAGCCGACGAGGTCAGCACCAGCTTGCCGTAGGCGAGTTGCTGGAGAGAGGACGCAGATCTGGACCGCCGCCACCGTCTGCTATTGTGCTTGGTAGTGAGAGATCGGCGAGTCATCTGATTCAGGTTTGAAGGATAATGATATCAGAAGCAAATTAACTATGAGTGAGGGGCCTTTTTGCTAATAGTTCGCGCGGATTTCTCCACTATAACCTATACTGTCTATCTTCAATCCAATGGCTCGGaatctttttttatatttttgtacGTGAAGCCCAGCTTCTATGCTAGTCCTTCCCGAGAGATCTGCAGCTAGCGGAGAGGCAAGCAGCCATTACATGCAAATCTACAAGACAGAGATGGGGCAGGGGAGTGGGAGCAGTATACCTTGCTGTTGGACTTGAGGGGGAAGGAGTTTAGGAGcccgccacctgcttgccgccggcGAGCTGCTACTGCATCTAGATCGTGAGGGGGAGGAGTAAGGGAGCACGCCCGAGAGCTGCTCCTGGAGCCAAAGATGGGGAGAAGGCGACGAGGTCAGCACCAGTTTGTCGTAGGCGAGTTGCTGGAGAGAGGACGCAGATCTGGACGGCCGCCACCATCTGCTACGCTGCTTGGCAGTGAGAGATCCGTGAGTCATCTGATTCAGGTTTGGAGGATAATGATATCAGAAGCAAATTAACTATGAGTGAGGGTCTTTTTGCTAATAGTTCTCGTGGATCGCTTCATTATAAACTGTATCGTCTATCTTCAATCCAATGGCTCAGAAAGTTTTTTACTATTTTTGTATGTGAAGCCCAGCTTCTATGCTAGTCGTTCCCACTGCAGATGGGGGGCCTAGACCCGCTCCAACGTTTTATGGGCGCACGCACACGCACTTGGATTTCCTGCACGCCATGCTACAGCTCCATTTGATTATTGGTATCTCTAAAAAAAATGATTATCGGTCCACTAATTTGACAACTAATTTTGCTCTCGTTTTTTTTTCAGTTCTGTTGAAAAATCTCTCCCACACTCTCTCAACTTTCAATTCCAAAGACGTGGAGAGAGTGGAGTCGTGGAGATGGCGCACATCAAGGACGGTGTTTGCCTTGTCCGTCTCCAATACTTTGACTTGGCATGCATGCAGCTCCCCCCTAATGTGTGGCTCAAGTGTAAAGGATGACCGAAAATATTTTGACTTTTTGTCCATTCTTATGGTTTCATAATGCAGGTTGCGTGCATTATTTTTTTTTGCAGGGCAGGTTGCGTGTATTTCGTCGCGCAAGGACTTAATCCAACGAATCTTGTTTGAATAAACAGTTAAATGTTTTGACAGTAGGCCATGAGACTCGGCTCAAGTTCAATGTTGAAGTTGTCGGTAAGCTATTTCCCAACTTTGAGTGTCTGAAGTAACACAAAGACGACCGGAATACTATGACTTTGTCCGTCATCGACTGCTGTAAGGTAGACTCGACATGTTTTGACTCATTTCATTCTAAGGTTTGTTTATAAATTTTTTTCGTCGTCCATTGACTTTCTATTTGGGAATGAGTAAAGCTAGGCTCTAAGTAGATCAAACACTAGCATTATTTTTTTAACGGAAGGAAAAAAACACAATCTAGTCCTCTGAGAATCTTCCATCTCTCATCCTGCGCATGCATGCTGATGACACGCCAAAGTTGCCGCCAGTAGAGTTCAAGGCCTCCCCCGAACAATAAGTTAGTATCCACACATGCAATTGGGAAAGTCATCGATCTCTGTTGAATAACGCCAGCAATGTCGATCGCAAAGGTTCCATGTCTGGAAGAAGAAGATGTCAGGTTGATCACACTTACAACCCGCCCGAGTCAACACAGGGAAAGCCAACCATGTTTATTCGATCTAGTTGCTCGATCCACAATGCATGCACCGCCAAAGTCGGCCCGCCGACACCATCGCCCGAAAAAGACGAAGCGATGGACCACAAAGACCTGCCTCCACATCCGATCTCGCCACGAGACCCAAAACGTCTCATGAGCAACTGGAACCGTATAAGAAGCCGGAGGGGGGCATTATTAAGCATCCCCGTCACCACCGCCGGAAGGGCCAAAGCGACGAACATCAAAAGAACTACTTGAAGCTCCTAGAAAGGGAAAAACTACAGCTCCCACCGGTAGATTAATTGTGGCTTCTCCGCACTCCCCGTCGGCGTAACCGGCACAAGACGACGAAGGGTGACGGGGTGTGAGAACCCTAGATCTCCTGGGAGGGGTGGCGGCTGCTATGGCGTACTCGTCGTGCAAGGTATTAATCAAATGGACCTTGCTTGAATGAACAGCTAGCTAGAATCGCGAAACAGACGCACACAGAAAGTCAATATTAGCGGGTGATGGACGAAGTCGTGCCAATGCGAAACGAGATCACTTGAGATCAGAGACCGGTGAGCTAGCCACGGCAGAAGATACGCAATTCCACCTTGGTCGCAGATGCCATCGCGCGGTTATATATACGCGGCCGGATACACCCTGCTGCATGCCCAGAGCAGCTCGATCAAGTCCAAGTGTACCTAGGCTAGGCAACAAGCTAAACAGTTCCAGCCCTAGACGGAAGGCCAGAGTGACCGGCCATGGCCGATCTCCTGTACCAGTCCATCATACTCTCCGTCGTCGCAGTGGTGCTGCTCCAGGTCCTCAAGCTCCGCGTCCGGCCGAGGGCGAGGACGCCGCCGGGCCCGTGGAGGCTGCCGGTCATCGGCAGCATGCACCACCTCCTGAACGTGCTCCCGCACCGCGCCCTCAGGGACCTCGCGCGCGTGCACGGCCCGCTCATGATGCTCCAGCTCGGGCAGACCCCGCTCGTGGTGGTGTCGTCGAGGGAGATGGCCCGCGAGGTGCTCAGGACGCACGACGCCAGCTTCGCCACCCGCCCCAAGCTCCTCGTCGGCGAGGTCGTCCTCTACAGCTACGCCGACATCCTCTTCTCGCCCTCCGGCTCCTACTGGCGCAAGCTCCGGCAGCTCTGCGCCGCCGAGATACTCAGCCCGAGCCGCGTCCTTTCCTTCCGCCACATCAGGGAGCAAGAGGTACGTACGTCAGCCGATCTTCACCAAATAATCgcatacacatgcatgcacgccACCACTAGCTACGAATTATTTCCTCCATTTTATAGCTTACGGGCCAGGCCTCTCTGTGACCTGATAACTAGTATCGCCTCCCCGCCCAGCTCTATCAGCGGGCCCCTTCTTTtgcaatactccctccgttcctaaatataattctttttAAAGATTTTAATGTGGACCACATACAAAGCAatatgaatgaatctacactctaaaatatgtctatatagatctaatctacactctaaaatacgtctatatagaTCTGTACGTAGTCCGTACTGAAATCTCTAAAAacgcttatatttagaaacgggggAGTAGAATATAAGTGCATCAGTTTTTATGAAAAATAAGCATTAATTTtttatgaaaaataaacatttataagtttgaccaagattatacaGAGTAAAATATCAATACCTAATAGAAAAGATGCAAATATTTTTTATGATGGATTAAAGTATACAAATTTGATATTGTATATATTGATATTTTTCCTAAAAACTTTATCAAACAAGTACAGGTTTGACTTCTGAAAATAAACGCATACACCTTATATTATGGAACTGAGGGGTAGTTTTGATCTTGCTTTTCTGCCAGTTTTGTACGCACCCTGACTACATATGTATGTTTTAGCTCCGAAAAAATTGCTTTGCATACCTAATACGGAATCCTTTGTGGAGCCTTTTACCATGCAACAACAAAAAGGCAAATTTAGAAGAGAAGGTTGACACCATCTAAACGGTTCTCTTTGGTGCAAATAATCTTAGGATTAAGTCAAGAGAATATTTTCACCAGCACATGCCTTTAAGGTTATTTTCACATGAGAAAACATTCAGATGAAGTCTCTTTGCAGGTGTTGTTTTCATCAAGTTTGAGTTGCTTTACAATGTGTGCCACATGGTTATTTGCAAGTGTTCTTAAGCCATATTGCATGGATTGTTTTTTGATAGCACATGTGTGAAAACTTATTAGTAGGTTGATAAATCTAATAAAATTAATTTGGTGTTGTAAACATTGGCACACTTTTCAGTAGACTTCATCAAATTTAATATGTTTGACTAAGGATAAAACTAGGACTTTAATTAATTTGGATTGGAATACAGAAAAGAGTACAAATCATGGTGCTAGATAGGAGATCAAAAAAGTAAACGCCTCAGCAGACAATCTCTCGAGCTACAAAATCTGGGTGCTACAAGTCAACAATAATGATTGCTCGAGTGCGACTACTAACTTAGTACTCCAACCGTTTCACAATGTAGTCCATATTTAAAAAATTTAAAGTCAAAGATGTCTTTGTTTAACTAAGTTTTTGGAATAAAGTATCAACATGTAAAATACTAAATAAGCAAAATATATAAGTATGTTTATGATTAATCTAATGATACTAATTTTGTATTGGGGGTGCTGATAATTTGTTTCTTAAACTTGATCAAACATACACATGTTGACTTTTTGAAAACAAAATATGCACTTACCTCATTTTGGAATGAAGTGGGTATTAACGACCAGGCCAAAGTAAAAGAAACGTGGAAAAAGATCTAGTGTGACGTACTCGTAGCAGACAAGTCTCGTTCAAACGTGTGGAAAAAATAAATTAAACAAACAATGCTGACTTTATGTGACAACTGACATCCATCACAGATAACTACTACTCTcttcgtctcataatataagacgtttttacaAGCTAACATCCTATATTGTGAGACGGAGGAAGTAATATACTCTGCCTGCCTGTTGTCCATGTACAGGTGAGGAATCATGTACAAGACATCCATGCGGTCGGCCCATCGACGCCGGTGGACGTCACCGCGATTTTCTCCGGCCTAGCGATCAGCATCATCTCCCGCGCGTCCTTCGGGAACAAGCAGAGGAACGCACGAGAGTTCCTGTCGGCGGTCAAGACCGGGGTCACGCTGGCCAGCGGCTTCAAGATCCCCGACCTCTTCCCGGCATGGCGGTCCGTGCTCGCCCGGGCGACGGGCATGCGCCGCGCCTTGGAGGACGTCCACGCGACGATCGACTCGAGCCTGGACGAGGCCATAGACGAGAGGAAACGCGTCCGGCAGGGCAAGGCCAGGTCCGGCGGCGCGCCGGTCGCCGTCGAGGAGAACCTCGTCGACGTGCTCATCGGCCTGCAGGAGAAAGGCGGGCTGCATCGCCTAAGCACCAACAGCATCAAGGGCGTCATAGTCGACATGTTCGTGGCCGGAACCGGCACGATCTCGTCGTCGCTGGACTGGGGCATGGCGGAGCTGATGCGGAGCCCGAGGGTGATGGGCAAGCTGCAGCGCGAGCTCCGGGAGGCGTTCCGCGGCAGGGCGGCCATCGGCGAGCACGACATCGATGCAGCCAGCCTCCCCTACTTGAAGCTCGTCATCAAAGAGAACCTCCGGCTGCACCCGCCGGCGCCACTCCTGGTGCCCCGGGAGAGCATCCACGCGTGCGAGCTCGGCGGTTACGTGGTTCCGGCGGGCTCGCGCGTCGTCGTGAATGCGTGGGCCATCGGGAGGGATCCGAGGTACTGGGGGGACGACGCCGAGGAGTTCAAGCCCGAGCGGTTTGCGGACAGCTCCGTCGATTTCAACGGGAGCAGCTACGAGTTTCTGCCGTTCGGGGCTGGCCGGAGGATGTGCCCGGGCGTTTCGTACAGCCTCCCCTTCCTGCAGATGGCGCTCGTGCAGCTCTGCTACCACTTCAACTGGTCTCTGCCTGAGGGCGTCGCCGAGGTGGACATGACGGAGGCGGATGGCCTCGGCCTACGCCGGAGGTCGCCCTTGCGGCTCTGTGCCACACCGTTCGTCCCCGAGTCAGCGTGTTGATGTAGCACATAGGTAAAAAAAATCTAGTAGGTAAAAAGTTTCTTGATGGATTTACTATCCTCTATGTTCCTGATTTTACTGTGTACAAATAGCACATATTGTAAGCTCCGAATTTCAGCAGTCATAGTACAGGTTTCAGTAGTTGTAGTCCTTTTTACAGTGCACAGATACTACACTTACAGTCTTTATTAGGTTTAATATTCAGACCAACTACAATGTAATTTTTGCCTCTTTATTTTGTGTAATTTACTGTAGCTTAATGATGAATTTACAGTAGCCTCATGATGTATTTACTGTTTTCAAAATTTGCTATTACAGTATTGACTCTAGTGTTGCAAAGAGCAAGAA encodes the following:
- the LOC123141190 gene encoding premnaspirodiene oxygenase, which codes for MADLLYQSIILSVVAVVLLQVLKLRVRPRARTPPGPWRLPVIGSMHHLLNVLPHRALRDLARVHGPLMMLQLGQTPLVVVSSREMAREVLRTHDASFATRPKLLVGEVVLYSYADILFSPSGSYWRKLRQLCAAEILSPSRVLSFRHIREQEVRNHVQDIHAVGPSTPVDVTAIFSGLAISIISRASFGNKQRNAREFLSAVKTGVTLASGFKIPDLFPAWRSVLARATGMRRALEDVHATIDSSLDEAIDERKRVRQGKARSGGAPVAVEENLVDVLIGLQEKGGLHRLSTNSIKGVIVDMFVAGTGTISSSLDWGMAELMRSPRVMGKLQRELREAFRGRAAIGEHDIDAASLPYLKLVIKENLRLHPPAPLLVPRESIHACELGGYVVPAGSRVVVNAWAIGRDPRYWGDDAEEFKPERFADSSVDFNGSSYEFLPFGAGRRMCPGVSYSLPFLQMALVQLCYHFNWSLPEGVAEVDMTEADGLGLRRRSPLRLCATPFVPESAC